The Pirellulimonas nuda genome includes a region encoding these proteins:
- a CDS encoding carboxypeptidase regulatory-like domain-containing protein, which translates to MQSRPSVRVICASIALLIGLVGCGDGLDLQPVRGKVTYDDGSPLPDGAVVCELVDQMPRRSGNAFIRPDGTFEFGTRKPGDGLVVGKYRALVRPPAFPESETAKKNAFLDQIYTDWDTSGLEFTVERGKNEVEFTVSRPKKKKK; encoded by the coding sequence ATGCAAAGCCGGCCAAGCGTCCGGGTGATTTGCGCAAGTATCGCTTTGTTGATTGGGTTGGTCGGTTGCGGGGACGGCTTGGACCTTCAGCCGGTGCGCGGCAAGGTTACGTACGACGACGGTTCGCCGTTGCCCGATGGCGCCGTTGTATGTGAACTGGTCGATCAGATGCCCCGTCGTAGCGGAAACGCCTTCATCCGTCCCGATGGGACCTTCGAGTTCGGCACCCGCAAACCAGGGGACGGGCTGGTTGTGGGCAAATACCGGGCATTGGTGCGTCCCCCTGCGTTCCCGGAGTCAGAAACCGCGAAGAAGAATGCTTTTCTTGATCAGATCTATACCGACTGGGACACTTCCGGGCTGGAGTTCACCGTAGAGCGCGGCAAGAACGAAGTCGAGTTCACGGTCAGCCGACCGAAGAAGAAAAAAAAGTGA
- a CDS encoding NHL repeat-containing protein, with protein MTDSTKRRSVAMVLAPCWIVAACSAHEGHTHVPAANQPTLQVTTAAPDAVTGTGDLRFRYRADLSKLPDEIGKGIAKAHGGFAKTPTGEIYFGLEGTGLVRISADLRDKTLVTDAPRLAGGALHNTTYIDADGGRLVLPDPNGGRVHIVKLNGAEVATLGRPEVNDHYTAKNEKGAPKNAYKPTDTALGSDGVLYICDGYGSGKFVLTADLTADLAAAAYGDRYFGGAVSGPGQQEGKFSTNHGVTLDPQDDTLMIADRERQWVQKLTQQGEFVSGIDMVGANPCDVDLVDFNGERLMVVGCLVGGGGAPGVVNIVRGDKVASVLKPKEDLGLELFQHIHNAAGVVVDGKLFVLCYGWNPGCYAVLEHVAQ; from the coding sequence GTGACCGACTCAACCAAGCGGCGGAGCGTTGCGATGGTGCTGGCGCCGTGCTGGATCGTCGCTGCATGTTCTGCTCACGAAGGACACACGCACGTGCCCGCTGCAAACCAGCCGACCCTCCAGGTCACGACCGCCGCCCCCGACGCGGTGACGGGTACTGGCGACCTCCGGTTCCGCTACCGGGCCGACCTGAGCAAGCTGCCCGACGAGATTGGCAAAGGGATCGCCAAGGCCCACGGCGGCTTCGCCAAGACCCCGACGGGCGAGATTTACTTCGGCCTCGAAGGGACCGGCTTGGTGCGGATCTCGGCCGACCTACGCGACAAGACGCTGGTGACAGACGCCCCCCGGCTGGCCGGCGGCGCGCTGCACAACACGACGTACATCGACGCCGACGGGGGCCGCCTGGTGCTGCCCGACCCCAACGGCGGTCGCGTGCACATCGTTAAGCTCAACGGCGCCGAAGTCGCCACGCTGGGCCGCCCAGAGGTGAACGACCACTACACGGCCAAGAATGAGAAGGGGGCGCCTAAGAACGCCTACAAACCGACCGACACCGCCTTGGGCTCGGACGGCGTGCTGTACATCTGCGACGGCTACGGGTCGGGCAAGTTCGTGCTGACCGCCGATCTGACCGCCGACCTGGCGGCGGCCGCCTACGGCGACCGCTACTTCGGGGGCGCCGTGAGCGGCCCGGGTCAGCAGGAGGGGAAGTTCTCCACCAACCACGGCGTGACGCTCGACCCGCAGGACGACACGTTGATGATCGCCGACCGCGAGCGGCAGTGGGTGCAGAAGCTCACGCAGCAGGGAGAGTTTGTGTCCGGCATCGACATGGTGGGCGCCAACCCGTGCGACGTCGACCTGGTCGACTTCAACGGCGAGCGGCTGATGGTGGTCGGCTGCCTGGTCGGGGGAGGGGGCGCCCCGGGGGTGGTGAACATCGTCCGCGGAGACAAGGTGGCGTCGGTCCTCAAGCCGAAAGAGGACCTGGGGCTCGAGCTTTTCCAACACATCCACAACGCGGCGGGCGTGGTGGTCGACGGCAAGCTGTTCGTGCTGTGCTACGGCTGGAACCCCGGCTGCTACGCGGTGCTGGAGCACGTCGCCCAGTAG
- a CDS encoding heavy metal translocating P-type ATPase — MIVIAGVAMAGIATHLVLRFATHSPHPVDQVPLWVVLVFGGVPLVYGLLNDVVRREFGADLLAGISIVTAALLGEYLAGAIVVLMLSGGEALEGYAVRSASSVLRALAQRMPSIGHRRQEGQIVDVPLSEVAPGDELVVFPHDICPVDGLVTEGRGVMDESFLTGEPFRMSKTPGSRVISGAINGESALTIRATRPASDSRYAEIMRVMRAAEQNRPRMRRIGDTLGAYYTPLAVLIAIAAWLASGESSRFLAVLVVATPCPLLIAIPVAIIGAISLCARRGIIVKDPVVLETIATCRTAIFDKTGTLTYGRPRLTEQVVAPGIDARQALGLAASLERYSKHPLATAVLDAAAKAGVGLQDATQISEPPGQGVRGTVAGHTVLITSRGALADSSVPGREHAPPHAGGLECFVVIDNRYAALFRFRDEPRAEGVSFIEHLSPRHGFNRLLIVSGDRESEVRYLADQIGISEVYAEKSPEEKVEIVRAETALARTLYVGDGINDAPALMSATVGVAIGQNSDITTESAGVVVMDSSLEKVDEFMHISKRMRGIVLQSAVGGMVLSMFGMALASAGLLSPVAGAVSQEVIDVLAVFNALRAAIGPRELTDFAPGGAGE; from the coding sequence ATGATCGTCATCGCCGGCGTGGCGATGGCCGGGATCGCTACGCACCTGGTCCTCCGTTTCGCCACGCACAGCCCGCACCCGGTTGACCAGGTCCCGCTGTGGGTGGTGCTGGTCTTCGGGGGCGTTCCGCTTGTCTACGGGCTGCTGAACGACGTCGTGCGGCGCGAGTTCGGCGCCGACCTGCTGGCGGGCATCTCCATCGTCACCGCCGCGCTGCTGGGCGAGTACCTGGCCGGCGCCATCGTGGTGCTCATGCTCTCCGGGGGCGAGGCCCTAGAGGGCTACGCGGTGCGCAGCGCCTCGAGCGTGCTCCGGGCGCTGGCCCAGCGGATGCCTTCGATCGGCCACCGGCGGCAAGAGGGGCAGATCGTCGACGTTCCGCTCAGCGAGGTCGCCCCCGGCGACGAGCTGGTGGTGTTCCCGCACGACATCTGCCCGGTAGACGGGCTGGTCACCGAGGGGCGCGGCGTGATGGACGAGTCGTTCCTCACCGGCGAGCCGTTCAGGATGTCGAAGACGCCCGGCTCGCGAGTGATCTCCGGCGCAATCAATGGAGAATCGGCACTGACGATCCGCGCCACCCGTCCGGCCTCCGACTCCCGCTACGCAGAGATCATGCGCGTGATGCGGGCGGCGGAGCAGAACCGCCCCCGGATGCGCCGAATCGGCGACACGCTGGGTGCCTACTACACGCCCCTAGCGGTGCTGATCGCGATCGCGGCCTGGCTGGCCAGCGGCGAGTCGAGCCGCTTCTTGGCCGTGCTGGTGGTCGCCACCCCGTGCCCGCTGCTGATCGCGATCCCGGTCGCCATCATCGGCGCCATCTCCCTGTGCGCCCGCCGCGGCATCATCGTCAAAGACCCGGTGGTGCTCGAGACGATCGCTACGTGCCGCACTGCAATCTTCGACAAGACGGGGACGCTCACCTACGGCCGGCCGCGATTGACGGAGCAGGTGGTCGCCCCGGGCATCGACGCCCGGCAGGCGCTGGGGCTGGCCGCCAGCCTAGAACGCTACTCCAAGCACCCGCTGGCGACCGCCGTGCTCGACGCCGCGGCCAAGGCCGGCGTTGGGCTGCAAGACGCCACCCAGATCAGCGAGCCGCCGGGCCAGGGCGTCCGCGGCACGGTCGCCGGGCACACGGTGCTGATCACCAGCCGCGGGGCGCTGGCCGATTCCTCCGTGCCGGGCAGGGAGCACGCCCCACCCCACGCCGGCGGGCTGGAGTGTTTTGTCGTCATCGACAACCGCTACGCGGCCCTGTTCCGGTTCCGCGACGAGCCGCGTGCCGAGGGGGTGTCGTTCATCGAGCACCTCAGCCCGCGGCACGGCTTCAACCGCTTGCTGATTGTCTCGGGCGACCGCGAGTCGGAGGTGCGCTACCTCGCCGATCAGATCGGCATCTCGGAGGTTTACGCCGAGAAGTCGCCGGAAGAGAAGGTCGAGATCGTCCGCGCCGAGACGGCGCTCGCGCGGACCCTGTACGTGGGCGACGGCATCAACGACGCCCCCGCGCTAATGTCCGCCACGGTCGGCGTCGCCATCGGCCAGAACAGCGACATCACCACCGAGTCGGCCGGCGTGGTGGTGATGGACAGCTCGCTGGAGAAGGTGGACGAGTTCATGCACATCAGCAAGCGGATGCGCGGCATCGTGCTGCAGAGCGCGGTGGGGGGGATGGTGCTCAGCATGTTCGGGATGGCGCTGGCCAGCGCCGGCCTCTTGTCGCCCGTGGCGGGCGCGGTGAGCCAAGAAGTGATCGACGTGCTGGCGGTGTTCAATGCGCTGCGTGCCGCGATCGGCCCCAGGGAGCTTACCGATTTCGCTCCCGGCGGAGCGGGAGAGTAA
- a CDS encoding PEP-CTERM sorting domain-containing protein, with the protein MPASFLRAPSLPRGRTLLAAAALLCLASGGAHAQIVAFSEPFDSADSTATQLEGRFIQNTGAMWSVIPGFQPGLPTLAFWETGDLMFDGVTPFPNKRATFFVESQTGDRNGNPNFPEVPETTTFLTDDGFTMLDASVNWLTGTDGTTPLNIQFAVEGGAGGVPLRTFDQAMLNHMTANGHTVTVTDADTPYDGTSNLLFVAAYNGAPIADNGGYRDANVPMLSGMFHRSQTFGFASQRGENTNNTINIDIVPGMEGHPLAAGFSGEVTVIDPDAQRQRLTRITRPNQTLAASTKVVATTQRVNFGIPVDPVTMEPTDFTGFEGAGYLRGGTVGDVLGGPGPRVYAPATTFDTSALENPRLTIDLGATIGEDFAGPFENKIDADLAGVPFDYLRILIDSDDDQVFETLAEFLPKSNIGDIDFNRMALAIDVNAEIYSTVLGLELQSFEFALPSAANLALRIEVVNNGGVELVAIDNLKIIGDGDPGGVVGDYNGDGMVDAADYTVWRDNLGQPASALGAGRDPLVTDLNVVQADFASWKNAFGGPAVGSTGVPEPSALALLALAAVAGVACRRK; encoded by the coding sequence ATGCCTGCCTCTTTCCTACGAGCCCCTTCGTTGCCCCGCGGCCGGACGCTGCTAGCGGCCGCTGCCCTGCTCTGCCTCGCCTCGGGCGGCGCCCACGCTCAGATCGTCGCCTTTTCTGAACCGTTCGACAGCGCCGACAGCACGGCGACCCAGTTGGAAGGGAGGTTCATCCAGAATACGGGCGCGATGTGGAGCGTGATCCCCGGCTTCCAGCCCGGTCTGCCGACACTCGCCTTTTGGGAAACCGGCGACCTGATGTTCGACGGCGTAACGCCGTTCCCCAACAAGCGGGCCACCTTCTTCGTCGAGAGCCAGACCGGGGATCGGAACGGCAACCCTAATTTTCCGGAGGTTCCCGAAACAACTACGTTCCTAACGGACGACGGCTTTACGATGCTCGACGCCTCGGTGAACTGGCTGACGGGCACCGACGGGACTACGCCGCTGAACATTCAATTCGCTGTTGAAGGAGGCGCGGGCGGCGTCCCGCTGCGGACGTTTGACCAGGCGATGCTCAACCATATGACGGCAAACGGCCACACGGTCACGGTCACCGATGCCGACACGCCCTACGATGGCACGTCCAACCTGCTGTTTGTCGCCGCGTACAACGGCGCTCCAATTGCGGACAACGGGGGTTATAGGGACGCCAACGTGCCGATGCTGTCTGGTATGTTCCACAGGTCGCAAACCTTTGGTTTCGCGTCCCAACGTGGCGAAAACACGAACAATACCATCAACATCGACATCGTCCCGGGCATGGAAGGTCACCCGCTGGCCGCCGGCTTCAGCGGTGAGGTGACCGTGATCGATCCCGACGCCCAGCGTCAGCGGTTAACGCGAATTACTCGCCCCAACCAGACGTTGGCGGCCTCAACGAAAGTTGTCGCTACGACACAACGTGTCAACTTCGGGATCCCGGTCGATCCGGTGACGATGGAGCCGACCGACTTCACCGGTTTTGAAGGGGCTGGATACCTTCGCGGCGGCACCGTGGGCGACGTGCTCGGAGGCCCTGGACCCCGCGTCTACGCCCCCGCCACTACCTTCGACACTTCGGCCCTGGAGAACCCACGCTTGACGATCGACTTAGGCGCCACCATCGGGGAGGATTTTGCTGGGCCGTTTGAGAACAAGATCGACGCCGACCTCGCCGGCGTCCCTTTCGATTACCTGCGGATCTTGATCGATAGCGACGACGACCAAGTCTTCGAGACGCTGGCCGAGTTCCTTCCCAAATCGAACATCGGCGACATCGACTTTAACCGCATGGCGCTAGCAATCGACGTCAATGCAGAGATCTACTCCACCGTCCTGGGCTTGGAGCTGCAGTCGTTTGAGTTCGCTTTGCCGTCGGCCGCCAACCTGGCGTTACGGATCGAGGTCGTGAACAACGGCGGCGTCGAGTTAGTCGCCATCGACAACTTGAAGATCATCGGCGACGGCGACCCCGGCGGCGTGGTCGGCGACTACAACGGCGACGGCATGGTTGACGCCGCCGACTACACCGTCTGGCGCGACAACCTGGGCCAGCCCGCCTCGGCGCTCGGCGCCGGCCGCGACCCACTGGTCACCGACCTGAATGTCGTGCAGGCCGACTTCGCCTCTTGGAAGAACGCCTTCGGCGGCCCGGCGGTCGGCTCGACCGGCGTCCCCGAGCCCTCCGCGTTGGCGCTGCTGGCGCTGGCGGCCGTGGCCGGCGTCGCCTGCCGGCGGAAGTAG
- a CDS encoding DUF1559 domain-containing protein: MTVRSDRRHAFTLVELLVVIAIIGILVAMLLPAVQSAREAARRMSCSNNLKQLALAVQLYEQNAGTFPRARTHNANTGVTWAVEIMPYIEEQPAYDAWDKAKFNFRNAPAQLREQHIDAYYCPSRRQPMLATGEQNVGGNTNSVPGACGDYGVNGGSNIQSNYYSNNNGPFLPRPNINNPQTLKTYKTLTDGTNVTILFGEKHVPESDLGRAYYDRSIYDPKDTETIARPAGPRYLLAKSIDERFFEQFGSAHPAVVQFCFADGHVSALETDIDGTTLRYLAEIADEQIIQFE, from the coding sequence ATGACGGTTCGAAGCGATCGTCGGCATGCGTTTACGCTTGTCGAGCTGCTGGTAGTGATTGCGATTATCGGCATCTTGGTGGCGATGTTGCTCCCCGCGGTACAGTCGGCCCGCGAAGCGGCCCGCCGGATGAGCTGCAGCAACAACCTCAAGCAGCTCGCGCTGGCGGTGCAGTTGTACGAGCAAAACGCCGGGACGTTCCCCAGGGCGCGGACCCACAACGCCAACACCGGCGTCACCTGGGCGGTAGAGATCATGCCGTACATCGAAGAGCAACCGGCGTACGACGCGTGGGACAAGGCTAAGTTCAACTTCCGCAACGCCCCGGCCCAGCTCCGCGAGCAGCACATCGACGCCTACTACTGCCCGTCGCGCCGCCAGCCGATGCTGGCGACCGGCGAGCAGAACGTGGGGGGCAACACCAACTCTGTACCAGGCGCCTGCGGCGACTACGGAGTCAACGGCGGCTCGAACATCCAGAGCAACTACTACAGCAACAACAACGGTCCGTTCCTGCCGCGCCCCAACATCAACAACCCGCAGACCCTGAAGACCTACAAGACGCTTACCGACGGCACCAACGTAACGATCCTGTTCGGCGAGAAGCACGTGCCGGAATCAGACCTGGGCCGGGCCTACTACGATCGGTCGATCTACGACCCCAAAGATACCGAGACCATCGCGCGCCCCGCGGGGCCGAGGTACCTGCTGGCGAAATCGATCGACGAAAGGTTTTTTGAACAGTTTGGGTCTGCCCACCCGGCGGTCGTACAGTTTTGCTTCGCTGACGGCCACGTGAGCGCGTTAGAGACCGACATCGATGGCACGACGCTGCGCTACCTAGCAGAGATCGCCGACGAGCAGATCATCCAGTTCGAATAA
- the groES gene encoding co-chaperone GroES, whose product MAKLNLRPLDDRVIVHPLDAEEVTAGGIVLPDAAREKPQRGKVVSVGPGKLLDSGARGELSVAKGDEVIYGKYGGSEVEIDGQEYKILRESDILAKVVS is encoded by the coding sequence ATGGCCAAACTCAACCTGCGTCCGCTGGACGACCGTGTCATCGTTCACCCGCTTGATGCCGAAGAAGTCACCGCCGGCGGCATCGTGCTGCCGGACGCCGCCCGGGAGAAGCCGCAGCGCGGCAAGGTGGTGTCGGTCGGCCCCGGCAAGCTGCTCGATTCGGGCGCGCGTGGCGAGCTGTCGGTCGCCAAGGGCGACGAAGTGATCTACGGCAAGTACGGCGGCTCCGAGGTAGAGATCGACGGCCAGGAGTACAAGATCCTTCGCGAGAGCGACATTCTCGCGAAAGTCGTCAGCTAA
- a CDS encoding dihydrofolate reductase: MRSPLIIIAAMSDTRVLGAGDGMPWDVPEEYETFLDAIRGQTLLMGRRSWEIFGPDLPAAHVVVLSRTAGSVEGAEVQRDLPSALTAACGYTKPVFCGGGAGVYAQCLPLADELRLSTIKGAFAGDAYFPEFDRTGWRLVEQRDEPRYVFRRWLRAGAGETPG; this comes from the coding sequence TTGCGTTCGCCGCTGATCATCATCGCCGCCATGAGCGACACGCGGGTGCTGGGCGCCGGCGACGGGATGCCCTGGGACGTGCCGGAAGAGTACGAGACGTTTCTCGACGCCATCCGCGGCCAGACGCTGCTTATGGGGCGGCGCTCGTGGGAGATCTTCGGCCCCGACCTGCCCGCGGCGCACGTGGTGGTGTTGAGCCGGACGGCGGGCTCGGTCGAGGGGGCCGAGGTGCAGCGCGACCTCCCCTCGGCACTGACCGCGGCCTGCGGCTACACTAAGCCGGTGTTCTGCGGCGGGGGCGCCGGGGTGTACGCTCAGTGCTTGCCGCTGGCGGACGAGCTCCGCTTGTCTACGATCAAGGGGGCGTTCGCCGGAGACGCGTATTTTCCCGAGTTCGACCGCACCGGTTGGAGGCTGGTCGAGCAGCGGGACGAGCCGCGCTACGTTTTTCGGCGGTGGCTACGCGCGGGCGCCGGCGAGACGCCGGGCTGA
- the groL gene encoding chaperonin GroEL (60 kDa chaperone family; promotes refolding of misfolded polypeptides especially under stressful conditions; forms two stacked rings of heptamers to form a barrel-shaped 14mer; ends can be capped by GroES; misfolded proteins enter the barrel where they are refolded when GroES binds), with protein MAKQMVFDEDARRPLAAGVEKLARAVRSTLGPRGRNAVLDKGWGSPKVTKDGVTVAEDIELSDPYENLGAQLVKEAASKTNDIAGDGTTTATVLAQGIFSEGLKMIAAGADPMALGRGIQRAVAAVSEQLTKLSEPVDIKNKKSLQQVATIAGNNDPEIGKVLADAFTQVGKNGVITVDEGRGAETTVEVVEGMQFDRGYLSPHFVTNEDDMEAELENCQILVFEEKISSAKTMVPLLEAVSKSGRPLLIIAEDVDGEALATLVVNKMRGIVSVCAVKAPGYGDRRKAMLGDIATLTSGTAIFKDLGIKLDGVQLSDLGKAKKVIVSGDKTTIVGGGGSKDAISGRADQIRREIENTDSDYDREKLQERLAKLAGGVAQIKVGAATESEMKEKKALFDDARSATQAALEEGIVPGGGVALLRCEKVLDKVAKELEGDEAMGVLLVKNVLDYPLKYIAENAGVDGAVVVNRVRKLKDKNEGYNADKDEYCNLVEAGVIDPAKVTRTSLQNAASVAALLLTTDSLITEIPKEEEEGGHDHGHDHGMGGMGGMGGMGGGMGGMGGMGGMPGMM; from the coding sequence GTGGCCAAGCAGATGGTCTTTGATGAGGACGCCCGTCGCCCACTAGCGGCCGGTGTCGAGAAACTGGCCCGCGCCGTCCGCAGCACGCTGGGCCCCCGTGGCCGCAACGCGGTGCTCGACAAGGGCTGGGGCTCGCCCAAGGTGACCAAGGACGGCGTAACCGTCGCCGAGGACATCGAGCTGAGCGACCCCTACGAGAACCTGGGCGCCCAGCTGGTGAAGGAAGCCGCCAGCAAGACCAACGACATCGCGGGCGACGGCACCACCACCGCCACCGTGCTGGCGCAGGGCATCTTCAGCGAAGGCCTGAAGATGATCGCCGCCGGCGCCGACCCGATGGCCCTGGGCCGCGGCATCCAGCGGGCCGTGGCGGCTGTGAGTGAGCAGCTCACCAAGCTCTCCGAGCCGGTCGACATCAAGAACAAGAAGAGCCTGCAGCAGGTCGCCACCATCGCGGGGAACAACGACCCCGAGATCGGCAAGGTGCTGGCGGACGCCTTCACGCAGGTCGGCAAGAACGGCGTCATCACCGTCGACGAGGGCCGCGGCGCCGAGACCACCGTTGAGGTGGTTGAGGGGATGCAGTTCGACCGCGGCTACCTGTCGCCCCACTTCGTCACCAACGAAGACGACATGGAGGCCGAGCTGGAGAACTGCCAGATCCTGGTGTTCGAAGAGAAGATCTCCAGCGCCAAGACGATGGTGCCGCTGCTCGAAGCGGTCTCCAAGAGCGGCCGCCCGCTGCTGATCATCGCCGAAGACGTTGACGGCGAGGCGCTGGCCACCCTGGTGGTCAACAAGATGCGCGGCATCGTCAGCGTCTGTGCGGTGAAGGCCCCCGGCTACGGCGACCGCCGCAAGGCGATGCTGGGCGACATCGCCACGCTCACCTCGGGCACCGCCATCTTCAAGGACCTGGGGATCAAGCTGGACGGCGTTCAGCTATCCGACCTGGGCAAGGCCAAGAAGGTGATCGTCTCCGGCGACAAGACGACGATCGTCGGCGGCGGCGGCTCCAAGGACGCCATCAGCGGCCGGGCCGACCAGATCCGTCGTGAGATCGAGAACACCGACAGCGACTACGACCGCGAGAAGCTGCAAGAGCGGCTCGCGAAGCTCGCCGGCGGCGTGGCCCAGATCAAGGTGGGCGCCGCGACCGAGAGCGAGATGAAGGAGAAGAAGGCGTTGTTCGACGACGCCCGCTCCGCCACCCAGGCGGCCCTGGAAGAGGGGATCGTCCCCGGCGGCGGTGTGGCCCTGCTGCGCTGCGAAAAGGTTCTCGACAAGGTCGCCAAGGAGCTCGAAGGCGATGAAGCGATGGGCGTGCTGCTGGTCAAGAACGTGCTGGACTACCCGCTGAAGTACATCGCCGAGAACGCCGGCGTCGACGGCGCCGTGGTGGTCAACCGCGTCCGCAAGCTCAAGGACAAGAACGAGGGCTACAACGCGGACAAGGACGAGTACTGCAACCTGGTCGAAGCCGGCGTGATCGACCCCGCCAAGGTGACCCGCACCTCGCTGCAAAACGCCGCGAGCGTAGCGGCCCTGCTGCTCACCACCGACTCGCTGATCACCGAGATCCCCAAGGAAGAAGAGGAAGGGGGTCACGACCACGGCCACGACCACGGTATGGGTGGCATGGGCGGAATGGGTGGCATGGGCGGCGGCATGGGAGGAATGGGCGGCATGGGCGGCATGCCGGGGATGATGTAG